The DNA segment AGGAAATTTGATTAAGCTGGGAAAAGTTAAGCCAGATGTTTCTGAATTCAACCTAACTGCCGGTAGGGGCAATATGTCTGATGGGCGTGTGAAACATAGTATTGATGGGATGATTGGTCAGGTTGGAATCAAAGTCACGTCAAGAGGTGAAAGAACGAATTTGGGGAAGCAATCAGAAGGTAGCTCTGATGCAAATGAGGAGGTAGATGACAACAATAATCGTACTCCTTCTCATTCTTTGCCAAAAGATTCTAAACCTTTACTAAGATTTAAATTCAAGAAACCTAGCATTGAAACTCAAAATTCCCCTCATCGGGAGGAGGAGAAGACGACAATCAAGGGCCAAAGGTCAAAACGGAAGAGACCTTCACCTTTTAAAACACCATTTAATGAGTCTGAAGGTGTAAGTCAATCACATCAAGACAGTGCAATGGATGAGATCATGGATGCAAACTGGATTTTAATGAAATTGGGAAATGATGCAATTGGAAAGAGAGTTGAAGTTCATCAGACATCTGACAATTCTTGGTTAGTGCCTTATGTGACTTTTTGTTAATTGACGGGTAAAACCgagtattaaataatatagCACACTAGTGGTTTAGGCATCGtagaaattagttttttttatcaaaggaAGTTTGTTCCAATATTATGTACTTTTTCCCCAAAATTCCACTCCGCAGTATATTACAGCTTATGCTTCTTGACCTTTCATTTTTGTTCAGGCACAAGGGAGTGGTTACTGACGTAGTTGAAGGCACTTCGAAGTTGTATGTTGCGTTAGACGATGGGAAAGTGAAGACCTTGGAACTCAGGAAACAGGGGGTCCGTTTTGTTCCTCAAAAGCAGAAGAGATCCAAGACATGAACTACACTTGTCCATCACCCTTAGTGACCATTTAATGTGGAGACCTTTTTTAATTGACTTTGAAGATTTTTCATCTTTATGGTCTCTTGCTGAAATTATATTCGTAGCTGCTCACATTGCCGCTGATTTTTGGGTGAAGCATTCTCGATTGGAGCAAACTTCAGTTTTCTTGAAAGAATTAACCATTTACTCAGTCCTCTTTCTGGGCTTTAGGTTCTCTCGATTGCGAGTTCaatttttgttgcttttctACATGTATCTGATTTCAAAGTAGATTCTACCTATGGTGTATAGGTCATCATTTCTGTAGAATAGATAAGTAAAGGCGAAGCTGTTAGCTGTATGATTAGTGTTGCTAGTTGTTTTTGTGAGTTCAAGGCTTCATGAATTGAGATATTTGTCTTGAATGATGAAACTGTTGTCATTTTGTTAAAGTAGATGGTAGTTTACTCTGCCTTTTCGCCCATCATATTTGCACTTGCATCCACTAAGATTGTCCTTTAAAACTAATAGTAACATGTGCTTGGGTAGGAACAAAACACGAACATTAGTAAAAGTAAATCGCTAAACAAGCACAGGTGAAGACGATTCTGCAAATTTCAATACAAAAGATTGTGAAGTATTTTGTTGCATTGAAATAAAAACTAGTTACATTGAATGCCATTTTTGtgtaaacaaattataaataacttgTTAATGACGCTATCACAACATGAATGAACATGCTGTCGTCCGTGCATGACTCCTCGGTGATGGATGGATATGGTTATACAAATTTGTATTAGTTATAACAATTTTAGCTGCTTCTGGCGACAATTTATACGCAGGGCGGCATAGTAGGTTCTCAACTAAAACTCATCTCGTTTAAATGTACAGCTTAGACTTCTACTGCCCTAATCATACAAATTAGagctgtttttcttttttcatttttaattttattattacccGATTTGCTTAAGAAAGTGAAGGACATTATAACTATTAGGaagttcaaaatattttagCGTTAAATTCCATATCTTGTCCCGTGTAAGAGTCACTTTTATGCAAAATTGAAACATAATtcagttgaaaaaaaaattgtatgataaaaataatgtagATTGCAAttgtttaaatgattaaatttcaCTGCCCTTATCCCTTCCTTTAAAAAGCTCCAACGACCCTTTTCTTGCCCTCACGGTTTTGGGTTAATGTTTATGGTTGAAGAGAAGATGTTGGGCCGGGCCTGGCCCGTTTTAAGTGTTGGTATTTGATTTGAAGAGTGGTGGAAGGAGGGAGGAAGAAGAATAGACAGACATAGCATAGAGAGAAGAGAAGTGAAGCTATGAATGCTCCAGATCGTTATGAGCGTTTCGTCGTACCTGAAGGCACCAAAAAGTAACTAATTCTTCTCTCAATCCTTTTATTTCCACtttctcattctcattttttttttttttcatacaacgTTGAAAATAGGGTCTCTTACGAGAGGGACACCAAGATCATCAATGCCGCCTCCTTCACCATCGAGCGAGAGGAACACACTATCGGCAACATCCTGCGCATGTATAAATAATACCTTTCCTTTTACTCttcattttaattcaatcaCCGCGAAACCCTAACTTTTCTTTGCTGCTGCTGTTGCTTTTGGCAATGAATTGATATTCAGGCAACTCCACAGAGACCCCAACGTGTTATTTGCTGGATACAAGCTTCCCCACCCTCTTCAGTATAAGATCATTGTCAGGGTGAGATAACGAATTTTTCTTGTCATTAATTagcttcaattttttattatttttttcatggaattattattataattattattattttttatttcttacttttCGAAAGTTTTTCAAGTTTGAATTTAGTTGTAAGTATTCTGATCAGATGTAGTTTAAGGGTAAAGAACAAGAAGACGCAAATTCTAGTTTAGTTGGAAATCAGGATGCATTCTATTGTTGTCCTGTTGTTAGAATTTGGATGTAAATGGACTCAACTGATGGTGTGTAAGCCTAAGAAGAAGATATATGACACTGGGCATGAATATGGTAGGATTCTGGTATGACTTGGAACATGGAAGCATGGAATTTTTTAGTAATCATAATTCACAGCATTTTGCTACGGTACAAAGcttaaaactaaaatgaaaatttgaattgcaggagagaatttatattttaaaatgagcATGACTTACACTACAGttgatatgttaaaaataaaaatttatctaataGTCCAAAAGGTAAAAGcgaaaaaattatctaattgtGTATGCAGTGTCAGACATAGATTGTTTACGACTTAACATGTTCGCTATTTGGAAATGTCTTTGCTTCATAGTTTTAGACCCATATGGTTGCCTCCATCTGGCTCTATTGGTTGCCTCCAGGAACTGGGGAGTACTTACccatttctttttgttttttatgggaaataattgatatttgagCATTATTtgttatgttgtttttgttgtagatACATACTACAAGCCAGTCTTCGCCAATGCAGGCATATAACCAGTCTATTAATGATCTGGACAGGGAACTTGATCATCTGAAGAATGCCTTTGAGGTAAAAGCGTCTTTTTGTTATTCTTAGTGCAGTCTATCGAAATTCTATGATCTTTTATTCGAGATCTCTTTTAACTATTTGAATAGACAATCAGCCATTACGACCTCACCATCGTTTTGCATTGGTctcatttcaattttcttgcCTAACCTAGAAAGTAGTTGTAGATTTTCGAAGTCAGATTTGTATATCATCTGTCTCTTTGGTGTCTCCGATGCTTACTTGGACCTATAGATAAATTGGATATTGACCTAGGTTCAGCATTTGTAACTCACTTTTAACATTGTCTACACTTCTACCCATGGCAGCCactcattatatttttttctagagTCATTTTAGAAATATGTATGCCTAATTAAGGACATCTATGCCACACGTGGGATTCAGACATAGATTTTGCTTAATCTGGGAATGCAACCTCTTGAATGTCAGataattaattactaatatCTCTTGATGGCTTTTATGGGGTGACCTAATAGCTACTTCAAACATCATTAATATCATTCTAAACAGTACATCTTAAAAATGATTGTAGTATGTATGGATCCTCTTCagtattattatttgattttttgatgGGTCGGTAGTAACATGTTCAAAATTTTTACTGCAGGCAGAGATGTTGAAGTTTTCCAGGGACTATTGATTGGATGGTGTCACGTTAAATGCCCTGGcagatatttttgaaatagtgAATCACTTCTGCCAAATGGAATTTAAATGGGATGTTTTGGGCATTTTGGGAGATTTGTTAAATATGGTTCTGTTGAAGAAATTTTAACATTTGTAAACAGTTACTTTATGACAATTATGTCGGCAATTGTTAGTAAATAGCTGTATGTATGGATGATATAAATTACTGAGGACTTTTCGTGAGGATTAATCAATCATATTGGCTGaattattttggttaaaattaTTCAGTAATCATTAAGTAATAAATTCATaagataagaataaaataatgtttggaACTGGAAAGAAAGGAACGAATTTTTCAATATCCAAACACTTTCCTTTAccaaagtataaaaaataacagtAATAGATAAACTTATTCCtacaaaatttagaataaaataatacatatacgAAACTTCTTTACAAGAACTATATGAAACTTTTAGCTAAGGGACTTATTTCACAAACCAAACGGACAAAATGACCTCAACCGCATTTCATGCAGCTGCTTCCGAATTGTCCACCAAATGCATAGCAAAATGACACACCAAActgctttgttttttttcacGGTGCCAAAACTACCAGCCAGCTGCTCGATAAATTGCTTCACCGAAAAACTTTGCATATGACGATTATTCCACCTAGATGCTTTCGTTTTGCACCAAGACCCGAATTTTGAATTGATAAACTGCTTCATTCTCATAATTTCATCTTGCACCAGCACCCCTTGACCAATTCTCCTAGCCAAAATAATTAAACCACTTCAAAATCTGCATCGTCGTCAATTGCATGCCACGAACAGAAAATTCAACTCACCAATATAGCAGGAGATCACCACTTGCacttaattcaaataaagtGACGAAATTGTTCATGAAGTTGTCCTGCACCGCGAACCAACCACCGAACAGCTGCTCCCAA comes from the Vigna radiata var. radiata cultivar VC1973A chromosome 2, Vradiata_ver6, whole genome shotgun sequence genome and includes:
- the LOC106755651 gene encoding DNA-directed RNA polymerases II, IV and V subunit 11 is translated as MNAPDRYERFVVPEGTKKVSYERDTKIINAASFTIEREEHTIGNILRMQLHRDPNVLFAGYKLPHPLQYKIIVRIHTTSQSSPMQAYNQSINDLDRELDHLKNAFEAEMLKFSRDY